A genomic window from Parvularcula sp. LCG005 includes:
- a CDS encoding DUF2254 domain-containing protein, with protein sequence MRGMIVKLLLNLRGSFWFFPAIMVAAAIALSYLTLWIDKHGPYSLLWEVQLFSMTEPGSVREVLSTIAASILGVAGTTFSITIVAVSYAGGQYGPRLVGNFMRDRANQLTLGVFVATFVYSLLILAAVSDQYTPDGKDADTFAAFVPSVSTLVAVALTFVSIGVLIFFFHHVPETLNVSNLTARIAYGLRDQIDEMYPDQADYEAEDAAKREEYETRAIRSVEATRAGYILGIDLDGLNELAEKHDAQVRVQCRPGDFVTETMPVMDVFLSDDAELTDDMISSFRSVIAVGPTRTARQNILYLADELVEIVGRALSPGVNDPFTAITCFHWLQNIIGVLQTRKMIGGVHLSGRVISRQVSFERFISAAFDQSRPYVSKDRNVSLHVMAVLTHLAARLPPCGRQEVLVRQMDLLVHAVKAQVPAPTWLEELEQRRSDAGAILRSETARQQFRESDHWYAGRG encoded by the coding sequence ATGCGCGGCATGATCGTCAAACTATTGCTGAATCTGCGCGGCAGTTTCTGGTTCTTTCCGGCCATCATGGTCGCGGCGGCCATTGCGCTGTCCTATCTCACCTTGTGGATCGACAAGCACGGTCCCTACAGCCTGCTGTGGGAGGTCCAGCTGTTCTCCATGACAGAGCCGGGCAGTGTCCGCGAAGTGCTGTCGACCATCGCAGCCTCCATTCTCGGCGTCGCGGGAACGACCTTTTCCATCACCATCGTCGCGGTTTCCTACGCTGGCGGGCAGTACGGCCCCCGCCTGGTGGGCAATTTCATGCGCGACCGTGCCAATCAGCTGACCCTTGGCGTGTTTGTGGCCACGTTTGTGTACAGCCTGCTCATCCTGGCCGCGGTGAGTGACCAGTACACGCCAGATGGCAAAGACGCCGATACCTTCGCCGCCTTTGTGCCGTCGGTATCCACCCTTGTGGCGGTGGCCCTGACCTTCGTGTCGATCGGTGTGTTGATCTTTTTCTTCCATCACGTGCCCGAAACCCTGAACGTCAGCAATCTGACGGCGCGGATTGCCTACGGCCTGCGCGACCAGATCGATGAGATGTATCCCGATCAGGCCGATTACGAGGCCGAGGACGCAGCCAAAAGGGAGGAGTACGAAACACGGGCGATCCGGTCGGTTGAGGCCACACGCGCTGGTTATATCCTCGGCATTGATCTGGACGGCCTGAACGAGCTGGCCGAGAAACACGACGCGCAGGTGCGGGTGCAATGTCGCCCTGGTGATTTCGTGACCGAAACAATGCCGGTGATGGACGTGTTTCTGTCCGATGACGCGGAATTGACTGACGACATGATCAGTTCGTTTCGCAGCGTCATTGCCGTGGGGCCGACGCGTACGGCACGCCAGAATATTCTCTATCTGGCTGACGAGCTGGTGGAGATTGTCGGCCGGGCGCTGAGCCCCGGGGTCAATGACCCTTTCACCGCCATCACCTGTTTCCACTGGCTGCAGAACATCATCGGCGTTCTTCAGACGCGCAAGATGATCGGCGGTGTGCATCTGTCAGGGCGGGTGATATCGCGGCAGGTGTCGTTTGAGCGGTTCATCTCTGCCGCCTTTGACCAGTCCCGGCCCTATGTCTCAAAGGATCGCAATGTGTCCCTGCATGTCATGGCGGTATTGACCCATCTCGCAGCGCGCCTGCCGCCCTGCGGTCGGCAGGAGGTGCTGGTGCGTCAGATGGATCTGCTGGTGCACGCCGTGAAGGCGCAGGTGCCAGCACCCACCTGGCTCGAGGAGCTGGAACAGCGCCGCAGCGATGCGGGCGCCATCCTCAGGTCAGAAACGGCCCGCCAGCAGTTTCGGGAATCCGATCACTGGTATGCGGGCCGCGGCTAG
- a CDS encoding enoyl-ACP reductase — protein sequence MSDEQYFPKGDLLKGKRGLVMGVANKNSIAWAISQQLAAQGAELCFSYIDAMEKRVRPLAEELGVEFLVPCDVASDASMDEAFAEIQKKWGKIDFLVHSIAFSDKDELKGSFVENTSRANFAQSMDISVFSFVDAAKRASAMMDAGGAMITLTYLGAERVIPSYNVMGVAKAALESATRYIARDLGPKGIRVNAISAGAIKTLSLGGISGGRSLLGEGRKWAPMREDTNPAGVAGAALYLLSDLGRSCTGEVLHVDAGFHIVGMPDPDAFDD from the coding sequence ATGAGCGACGAACAATATTTCCCCAAGGGCGACCTTCTGAAAGGCAAGCGCGGCCTGGTCATGGGCGTGGCCAACAAGAATTCGATTGCCTGGGCGATCTCCCAGCAATTGGCAGCCCAGGGGGCAGAGCTCTGCTTCTCCTATATCGATGCCATGGAAAAGCGGGTGCGTCCGCTGGCAGAAGAACTGGGCGTTGAGTTCCTGGTCCCCTGCGATGTGGCCAGCGATGCGTCCATGGACGAGGCCTTTGCCGAAATTCAGAAGAAGTGGGGCAAGATCGATTTCCTCGTTCACTCCATTGCCTTCTCCGACAAGGACGAACTGAAAGGTTCATTCGTCGAGAACACGAGCCGCGCCAACTTCGCGCAATCCATGGACATTTCGGTCTTCAGCTTCGTCGATGCGGCCAAGCGCGCGTCAGCCATGATGGATGCGGGCGGGGCGATGATTACCCTCACCTATCTGGGTGCTGAGCGCGTCATCCCAAGCTATAACGTCATGGGCGTGGCCAAGGCCGCCCTCGAATCCGCCACGCGCTATATCGCCCGAGACCTTGGTCCGAAGGGCATTCGCGTCAACGCTATTTCCGCCGGTGCGATCAAGACCTTGTCCCTTGGGGGCATTTCCGGTGGCCGGTCCCTGCTCGGCGAAGGCCGCAAATGGGCGCCGATGCGTGAGGACACCAACCCGGCAGGTGTGGCCGGCGCCGCGCTCTACCTGCTGTCAGACCTTGGCCGCAGCTGTACGGGCGAAGTGCTGCACGTGGATGCCGGCTTCCACATTGTCGGCATGCCTGACCCGGACGCCTTCGACGATTAA
- a CDS encoding VOC family protein, whose protein sequence is MTTCRRPGRPPHDDILTPAEWQTVQGVQHGLSTGEIARRRGIRVDGVKAQLASALAKLGLGRKQDLLQWSQPPKGSLIGERLQMKDAKVTGLGQIARVVGDLAEADRWFGEVLGLPRLFEAGGMVFYDAGGVRLMLTTSAEAAGPSSILYFTVNDIMAFAEDLKERGSELIRPPHLIHTHDDGTEEWMAFVSDPDGQPIGLMARHAKAAQ, encoded by the coding sequence ATGACAACATGCCGGCGGCCCGGTCGCCCACCTCATGACGATATCCTGACCCCTGCCGAATGGCAGACGGTGCAGGGGGTGCAGCATGGCCTGTCAACGGGAGAGATCGCCCGGCGGCGCGGTATTCGGGTTGATGGGGTGAAAGCACAGCTGGCCTCGGCCCTCGCGAAACTGGGGCTAGGGCGCAAACAGGACCTGCTGCAGTGGAGCCAGCCGCCCAAGGGCAGCTTGATCGGGGAGAGACTTCAAATGAAAGACGCAAAAGTAACTGGGCTCGGACAGATCGCGCGGGTCGTGGGGGATCTGGCAGAGGCCGATCGCTGGTTTGGCGAGGTGCTCGGCCTACCAAGGCTGTTCGAGGCGGGCGGTATGGTCTTCTACGACGCGGGCGGCGTGCGGCTTATGCTGACGACATCGGCCGAAGCCGCTGGCCCGTCGTCCATCCTCTATTTCACCGTTAACGACATCATGGCGTTCGCCGAAGACCTGAAGGAACGCGGGTCAGAGCTGATCCGTCCGCCGCATCTCATCCACACGCATGATGACGGGACGGAGGAATGGATGGCGTTCGTGAGTGACCCGGATGGCCAGCCGATAGGACTGATGGCACGCCATGCAAAGGCGGCTCAATAG